TATATACTTAAAagatataaataaacaatataatatgGAATCCAGTGTGATAGAAGCAAAGATCTGCTTTAGTATTTTGTAAGGTCCTCTGGAGCAGCTTTATACAGGAAAGATTACCATAGAGAAAAGAAATATTCCCTACACAGTTACTTTAAGGAAAAATAATCCATTAGACTTTAGCAAAATATGATATTTTACTTaatttaaaattagaaatattaattttattctttttttatgaATATTTTAGCTTGTTCAACAGTACTATAACATATTACACAAGGATTTTAATCGTTTGTTCCCAATATTCTTTCTCAACATTACTATTCCTCCATCTGCTGTGGATGTCAATTTACTACCAGATAAATCTCAAGTACTAGTACATAATAAGGTATAGTCTttaagtctttttttctttcacaatATGTTATTGGATACTACAGATTTAACTATGATGATGCAGTAAAATAATTGTTTCTGTGTATGTGTTCTTTTAATATtgcttggatttttaaaaagaacaaaattcTTGTGGCCTGAGGATAAATAAATTGTTCTGCAACAATaagtaatatatttttattgaattatttatttcatttttttaggaATCTATCTGCCTTGCTATTGAAGAGAGTTTGATATCATTATATGGACCATTAAACAGCTCTGTGTCTGATGAAATGAATACAATCAACACCTCAAAAGATGTTAATGAAGCCGAACAAGAAGTTATAAGCAAATCTTGTACAAGAATAAATCCACTTGCTTGTACTTCACAAGATTCACTTAGTAATGACATGCAAAATACAAATGTACAGGAAAACAAATTAGTTGGCAATCAAAGAATATATGATCATTATTCTCATCATATATCTACTGAAACTGAAATACCTGATGATGAAATAGTTGGATATGATCAATTTCAGGATGACCAACCAAATAATGTACTTTGTCAAGATCGACAGAATAAGAAAATGTTTAATCTAGATGATAATACTGCAATGGACATTCAGTGTGAAAATGGGATGAAGGGTGATTTTCAAGAAGATAAAGAAGGAGCCAAAACCTCTGCAGATTCAGCTGAAATCACTGCTGATAAATGGAGTATGGGGAATGCATTTAAAAATTCCAGGGCAGAAAATCTGGAACCTGTTCAGATTTTAATTGCAAACATGAATGAAGTAAGAACTCAAAAGGAAAAGAGTCGCCCATCAAATCTCCAAGAAGAAAGTAACAAtcaaattgttaaaaaaaatgtgataaaAGATAAAATGGGTCAGATTACAGCCTATGACTTAATTAGTAATAAGGTTATCAGGAAGTCCATGTCAGCATTTGAACTTTTTGTTCAAGACTATTCTCCTGATTCGTTGAGTGAAATTACCAAATTAAACCAAGAAAAATTACTGCTGAAAATGGAAGAGGTGTGGAACTCattgaatgaagaagaaaaaaagaagtaagattGCTGAACATAATTATCTTGTCATTTTAAAATAGACTGGATATAAATGCAACAACTAAGAAAAATACTTTCTGTGAGTTTGGTCAGATACGTTTTTGATAAATGTGCCTGCAATTACAATTCAATTTCATACCTTTGTTTCATGAATAGCCAACATTTAAGAAAGAAGTAAACTTCATGGTTTTCTGGATCTAACTCTCCTAAGGAGTTAGTAAGGGATAATGTTTTGAGGAAAGGTTATTTTGTGAATGTGGTAAAATATGCCTCCAGCAATTTGCAAATGGACTAATGCATGCAAAAGGATTTTTCCTTTTTGCACTAGTtcatttctatgtttatataaaatgcaggtagtcctcaacttacaatgaacttagagacatttgttaagttaattttgccccattttatgacccttcttgccacaattgttaagtgaatcactgtaattgATAAGTCAATAACCTGGCTGTTGAGTGgatgtggcttccccattgacatttcttgtcagaaggttgcaaaagatcaTCACATAACCTTGGGACACAACAACCATAAATAAGAACCAGttaccaagcatttgaattttgatcacctgatcatggggatgttgcaaaggcCGAAACTTTGAAAAATTGTCACAAGTCTCATTTttaagtgctgttgtaactttgaaaatcactaaataaactgttttaAGTGGGGACTACAACAGTTATCTGTATATGGAGGAGGAGAGATCCATTTTGTCTTTGTCTTCACTGCTTGTGGGAAATATTGGCTAAATCCATTATTACTGAACACACTGCTGatacatatattttttatttttgacagaaataaatgaatctaaataatttgaaataatagtctccatatttatattaaaaaggaATTGTGACTTAATGAGAGCTAAAGCTATTAAAATGAAGCAAGAAAATTGTTTTTtgtaatcaaaagcaacatattatacagtgttcccttgatattcgcgggggatgcattccaagaccgcccgcgaaagtcgaatttctgcgaagtagagatgcggaagtaaatacaccattttttgctatggacagtatcacaagacatcccttaacactttaaaactctaaattaccatttcccattcccttaacaaccatttactcaccattattactggtactcaccattgaataagacacttagtgatcctgatatttataaacataattatttattaacaataattttttttttgttatttatttgcaaaaattattagcttggcgatgatgtatgacatcatcaggccggaaaaactggtatagaaaaaaaaaccatgaagtattttttaattaatattcgcaaagttcaaacccgcgaaaatcgagggaacactatattggttatattttgtactaACACATATATTCTGTTCTTTCCCATTCTCTTTCTTTATGTAAGATATGAGGAAAAAGCTGTCAAAGATCTGGAACGATACAACAGGCAAAGCAGAAAAGCTATGTGTCAGAATATAGAAACATcaatgagacagagagagaaaagacaCAAGATTAAACTAAAAGACTGCTTAAATAATCAGCAAAAATTGGACACACTTTTTAACTCCCAAACAAGAAAGAAGCATGATGATTACCAAGCAGTAAGAACTGTACAATTGCCTTTCTCCATGGATGCATTCAAACAAAAACTTCAAAGGCTTGAACATAAAAGGAGTGATCTAGAGGAATCTTGCTTAATTCGCCTTCCGAATTTTCCTGATACATGGATACTTGCCTCTGAGGAAAAGATAGAGATGCTCAATCCATACAGAATAGAAGAAGCCCTTCTCTTCAAAAAGCTAATTGAAAATCATAAGCTTCCTATAGAGAAATTGGACACTCCTATTATATTAACTGAGAGGTAAAATTGAAAATAACATTCTAGAAGTATATCTATCttaagtaaacagaaaagcataGGTTTTGATTTGATAGGTGAGATGTTTGTAAAGTcagttttggcc
This genomic window from Erythrolamprus reginae isolate rEryReg1 chromosome 1, rEryReg1.hap1, whole genome shotgun sequence contains:
- the PMS1 gene encoding PMS1 protein homolog 1 isoform X1 gives rise to the protein MKQLPAETVRLLSSSQVIVSVVSVVKELVENSLDANSASIDVKLENYGFEKIEVRDNGDGIKAVDVPVMAVKHYTSKISSTEDLESLNTYGFRGEALSSICSISQISITTRTADDDFSTQYSFDTSGHIISQKPSHLGTGTTVTVQKLFKNLPVRKQFYSTDKKCKEEIKKTQKLLMAYGIIKPELRIMFTHNKTIIWQKNRVLDHKMAFMEVVGPAVMKNMVPFQQHREDLEISFSGCVPKPDSDRRLTGHSNSERSYIFINSRPVNQKEILKLVQQYYNILHKDFNRLFPIFFLNITIPPSAVDVNLLPDKSQVLVHNKESICLAIEESLISLYGPLNSSVSDEMNTINTSKDVNEAEQEVISKSCTRINPLACTSQDSLSNDMQNTNVQENKLVGNQRIYDHYSHHISTETEIPDDEIVGYDQFQDDQPNNVLCQDRQNKKMFNLDDNTAMDIQCENGMKGDFQEDKEGAKTSADSAEITADKWSMGNAFKNSRAENLEPVQILIANMNEVRTQKEKSRPSNLQEESNNQIVKKNVIKDKMGQITAYDLISNKVIRKSMSAFELFVQDYSPDSLSEITKLNQEKLLLKMEEVWNSLNEEEKKKYEEKAVKDLERYNRQSRKAMCQNIETSMRQREKRHKIKLKDCLNNQQKLDTLFNSQTRKKHDDYQAVRTVQLPFSMDAFKQKLQRLEHKRSDLEESCLIRLPNFPDTWILASEEKIEMLNPYRIEEALLFKKLIENHKLPIEKLDTPIILTERLFSDSHYIEVLCGMSRESARFDGSSYLLDPRLVANGFKIRIIPGTSAVESELEIEGMTSCLPYYGISDLKEILSAVINNNAQEVYECRPLKVVNYLEGETVRLSRKLPLYLSEEDVQNTIKRMGKQLGTQHNSCVHGRPFTHFLTKIPPSNSKGMENTV